A genomic stretch from Marinobacter fonticola includes:
- the rimP gene encoding ribosome maturation factor RimP, protein MSAKVKQLENILVPVIEGLGYACWGIEFHSQGHKSVLRVYIEDTENGISVEDCETVSRQVSGVLDVEDPIQTEYTLEVSSPGMDRPLFYLAQYEAWAGHRVRVRLRMAFEGRRKFEGLLNGIEGSDVIVIVDDHEYLLPIDSIDKANIVPVFK, encoded by the coding sequence TTGTCAGCCAAGGTAAAGCAACTCGAAAATATCCTGGTCCCGGTAATCGAAGGCTTGGGTTATGCCTGTTGGGGGATTGAATTCCACTCTCAGGGCCACAAGTCAGTTCTTCGGGTCTACATCGAAGATACAGAGAATGGTATCAGCGTTGAGGACTGCGAGACGGTAAGCCGGCAGGTCAGTGGTGTGCTGGATGTAGAAGATCCGATCCAAACTGAGTACACGCTGGAAGTGTCTTCGCCGGGAATGGACCGCCCGCTTTTCTATCTTGCGCAGTATGAGGCCTGGGCGGGTCATAGGGTTCGTGTTCGCCTGCGTATGGCGTTCGAGGGGCGTCGGAAGTTTGAGGGACTCCTCAATGGAATCGAAGGAAGCGATGTCATTGTTATCGTGGATGACCACGAATATCTGCTTCCCATCGACAGTATCGACAAAGCCAATATCGTTCCGGTTTTTAAGTAA
- the truB gene encoding tRNA pseudouridine(55) synthase TruB, protein MSRRRRGRDVNGILIVDKPQGVTSNGVLQQVKRLYGAAKAGHTGSLDPLATGVLPLCFGEATKFSQLMLDSDKSYVAVGKLGVVTDSGDSDGRIMAEQAIPADLTHETLESVLAAFRGNIEQVPSMYSALKHKGRPLYEYAREGIEVERPARPVTIHALDLVGFEGDRFEIAVTCSKGTYIRSLVEDIGQALGCGAHVTSLRRTCAAGFGLDQASQVSALEQLREAGESLDPLLIPVETALADFPKLMLQDAQIVSILNGQPVKMSGHPPGWVRLFGGDRFLGLGEQLPDGEVAPRRLVKQD, encoded by the coding sequence TTGAGTCGGCGGCGTCGAGGACGTGACGTTAACGGTATCCTGATTGTCGACAAGCCACAGGGCGTCACGTCGAATGGGGTGCTGCAACAGGTCAAGCGGCTCTACGGTGCTGCGAAGGCCGGCCATACCGGAAGCCTGGATCCCCTGGCCACCGGTGTCCTGCCACTATGCTTTGGGGAAGCGACTAAATTTTCCCAGCTCATGCTCGACAGCGATAAGTCCTACGTGGCCGTGGGCAAGCTGGGGGTGGTCACCGATAGTGGCGATAGCGATGGCCGGATTATGGCCGAACAAGCGATACCGGCAGACCTCACCCACGAGACGCTGGAGAGCGTGCTGGCGGCATTTCGCGGCAATATCGAACAGGTGCCTTCCATGTACTCGGCGCTTAAGCACAAGGGGCGGCCGCTGTATGAGTATGCCCGAGAGGGAATCGAGGTCGAGCGCCCCGCGCGGCCAGTGACCATTCATGCGCTGGATCTGGTCGGATTCGAGGGTGACCGGTTCGAGATTGCTGTCACGTGTAGCAAGGGTACTTATATCCGCTCCCTGGTGGAGGACATCGGCCAAGCCTTGGGGTGCGGCGCTCACGTTACCAGCTTGCGACGAACGTGTGCAGCGGGCTTTGGCCTCGATCAGGCGAGCCAGGTCAGTGCATTGGAACAGTTGCGGGAAGCGGGCGAGTCTCTGGACCCGTTGCTGATTCCGGTTGAAACCGCGCTCGCGGACTTTCCTAAATTAATGCTCCAGGATGCGCAGATTGTATCGATATTGAACGGACAACCCGTTAAAATGTCGGGTCATCCACCTGGGTGGGTCCGCCTTTTCGGAGGCGATCGTTTTCTCGGGTTGGGTGAGCAGTTACCAGATGGCGAGGTTGCACCCCGGCGTCTGGTCAAGCAGGACTGA
- the glmM gene encoding phosphoglucosamine mutase: MSERKYFGTDGIRGRVGSAPITPDFMLKLGWAAGQVFKQDGQRNRVIIGKDTRLSGYMFESALEAGLSAAGVDVSLLGPMPTPAIAYLTRTFRASAGIVISASHNPHYDNGIKFFSPQGTKLNDSVEAEIEAWLEREIDVCAPGELGKASRVDDAPGRYVEFCKSTVPNDFTLEGKRIVLDCAHGATYHVAPKVFRELGASVTVLGASPDGLNINLKVGSTHLDTLREKVLEGNADLGIAFDGDGDRVLMIDRDGSVIDGDELMFIIAAQRQIEGRLKGGVVGTLMTNLGVELALKEKGIPFERAKVGDRYVMERLVANGWHLGGEGSGHLVVRDCTSTGDGIVSALQVLLASWSSGRSITELRHEMTRLPQVLINVRVDQRFDPLSRPDIAEAVAVAEKEMGATGRVLLRASGTEPLIRVMTEGQDEAEMHRWAKKLADVVKGSPAG, translated from the coding sequence ATGAGTGAACGTAAGTATTTTGGAACGGACGGTATTCGCGGTCGTGTCGGTTCGGCACCAATCACGCCGGACTTTATGCTTAAGCTGGGCTGGGCCGCCGGCCAGGTATTCAAGCAAGACGGGCAGCGCAATCGCGTGATTATCGGCAAGGACACCCGGCTGTCCGGTTACATGTTCGAGTCAGCGCTGGAAGCCGGGCTTTCCGCGGCAGGCGTGGATGTGTCATTGCTTGGACCGATGCCAACGCCCGCCATTGCCTATCTGACGCGTACCTTCCGCGCATCGGCGGGTATCGTGATCAGTGCCTCGCACAACCCGCACTATGACAATGGCATCAAGTTTTTCTCGCCCCAAGGTACCAAGCTGAATGACAGTGTGGAGGCGGAAATTGAAGCTTGGCTCGAACGCGAGATTGATGTCTGCGCGCCGGGAGAGCTGGGTAAGGCTTCGCGGGTCGATGATGCGCCGGGCCGCTACGTGGAGTTTTGCAAGAGCACCGTGCCGAACGACTTCACGTTAGAGGGCAAGCGTATCGTCCTGGATTGTGCTCACGGCGCCACCTATCATGTGGCGCCCAAAGTATTCCGGGAGCTTGGCGCCAGCGTCACTGTGCTGGGTGCGTCGCCAGACGGTCTCAATATCAACCTAAAGGTTGGCTCCACCCATTTGGACACCCTCCGCGAAAAAGTCTTGGAGGGCAATGCAGATCTCGGTATTGCCTTTGATGGCGACGGTGACCGGGTGCTGATGATCGACCGTGACGGTTCGGTGATCGACGGCGATGAGTTAATGTTCATCATTGCCGCGCAGCGTCAGATCGAAGGGCGCTTAAAAGGCGGGGTCGTCGGCACCTTGATGACCAACCTGGGGGTCGAGCTGGCGTTGAAAGAGAAAGGCATACCGTTCGAACGGGCCAAGGTGGGTGACCGCTACGTGATGGAGCGGCTGGTTGCCAACGGTTGGCATCTCGGCGGCGAGGGCTCGGGGCACTTGGTGGTGCGCGACTGTACTTCAACCGGGGACGGCATCGTATCCGCACTACAGGTGCTGCTGGCGTCCTGGAGTTCCGGGCGCTCGATTACCGAGCTGCGCCATGAAATGACCCGCTTGCCGCAGGTTTTGATCAATGTCCGTGTCGACCAGCGTTTTGATCCACTGTCCCGTCCGGATATTGCTGAGGCGGTGGCTGTGGCAGAGAAAGAAATGGGTGCCACCGGACGGGTTCTGCTACGGGCGTCGGGAACCGAGCCGTTGATCCGGGTGATGACCGAGGGTCAGGACGAAGCGGAAATGCACCGTTGGGCGAAAAAGCTGGCGGACGTAGTGAAAGGCTCCCCTGCGGGTTAA
- the rbfA gene encoding 30S ribosome-binding factor RbfA yields the protein MPKEFSRVERVADQIQKELALLVQREIKDPRLGMVTINDVKVSRDLGYADAYISLLTAEELSEDDERVRDSLKVLRNAAGFLRTQLGRAMKLRVVPQLRFHFDTLGGKSRRIDSLINQAVGKKPVVGPDSGENEG from the coding sequence ATGCCGAAAGAGTTCAGCCGTGTAGAACGGGTTGCCGATCAGATCCAGAAAGAGTTGGCGTTGCTGGTGCAGCGGGAAATCAAAGATCCCCGCCTGGGCATGGTGACTATTAATGACGTCAAAGTGAGCCGGGATCTCGGCTATGCCGACGCTTATATCTCCTTACTGACCGCTGAAGAACTGAGCGAAGACGATGAGCGCGTGCGCGATTCGCTCAAAGTTTTGCGCAATGCCGCCGGTTTTCTTCGCACCCAGCTCGGCCGAGCCATGAAATTGCGCGTTGTTCCCCAGCTGCGTTTTCATTTCGATACCCTGGGCGGCAAAAGCCGCCGGATCGACAGCCTGATCAACCAGGCCGTGGGCAAGAAGCCTGTGGTCGGCCCGGATAGTGGGGAGAATGAGGGTTGA
- the rpsO gene encoding 30S ribosomal protein S15, producing MALTATEKSQIVKDFQQGDSDTGSPEVQVALLSANIDKLQDHFKTNKQDHHSRRGLIRMVNQRRKLLDYLKKKNADRYIDLIKRLGLRR from the coding sequence ATGGCGTTGACTGCCACAGAGAAGTCACAGATCGTCAAGGATTTTCAGCAGGGTGACAGTGATACCGGTTCTCCGGAAGTGCAGGTTGCTCTTCTGAGTGCCAACATCGACAAGCTGCAAGATCACTTCAAGACCAACAAGCAGGATCACCATTCCCGCCGTGGTCTGATTCGGATGGTTAACCAGCGTCGTAAACTGTTGGACTATCTGAAGAAGAAGAACGCGGATCGGTATATCGACCTGATCAAGCGTCTCGGTCTGCGTCGTTGA
- the tpiA gene encoding triose-phosphate isomerase, translated as MRRKIVAANWKMNGSNDLADALVGEVREGLAKLDNGVEVVIIPPALYIARVQQLVGERAWLGVQDIAPWGEGAYTGEISAGMAADSGCRFAIVGHSERRELFGETDAVIADKVSQGLAAKLNLILCVGETLHQREAGLAVDVVSAQLKEALKGVSGSDWKHIVVAYEPVWAIGTGKTATAEDAQAVHGAMRSVLAEMGAPAQDLSLLYGGSVKPNNAAELFAQPDIDGGLIGGASLKASDFLAICEAF; from the coding sequence ATGCGACGCAAAATTGTAGCTGCCAACTGGAAGATGAACGGATCGAACGACTTGGCTGACGCCTTGGTCGGCGAGGTTCGAGAAGGCTTGGCGAAGCTTGATAATGGCGTGGAGGTTGTTATTATTCCTCCCGCTCTATATATCGCGAGGGTTCAACAGCTCGTCGGCGAGAGAGCCTGGCTCGGTGTGCAAGATATTGCGCCCTGGGGCGAGGGAGCCTACACCGGCGAGATTTCGGCTGGCATGGCCGCTGATTCCGGATGCCGGTTTGCCATCGTCGGTCATTCCGAGCGCCGCGAACTGTTCGGTGAAACCGATGCGGTGATTGCGGATAAGGTCAGCCAAGGGCTGGCCGCTAAGCTGAATTTGATTCTCTGTGTGGGCGAGACCTTGCATCAGAGAGAGGCGGGGCTGGCAGTTGATGTTGTCAGCGCGCAGCTGAAGGAAGCCTTAAAGGGCGTGTCCGGAAGCGACTGGAAGCACATTGTAGTTGCCTATGAGCCTGTTTGGGCCATCGGTACAGGGAAAACCGCAACGGCGGAAGATGCTCAGGCCGTTCATGGTGCCATGCGCAGCGTGCTCGCTGAGATGGGCGCTCCGGCGCAGGATTTGTCCTTGCTTTATGGCGGTAGTGTTAAGCCGAATAATGCGGCTGAGTTGTTCGCCCAGCCGGATATCGATGGCGGACTGATCGGCGGCGCTTCCTTGAAGGCGTCAGATTTCCTCGCCATTTGCGAGGCGTTTTAA
- the pnp gene encoding polyribonucleotide nucleotidyltransferase — protein MNPVKKTFELGGKTVTLETGRIARQATGSVLVTIDDISVLGTVVAAKEAKPGQPFFPLTVNYFEKTYAVGRIPGGFFKREGRPSEKETLTSRLIDRPIRPLFPKGFMNEVQVVCTVMSSSKTQDPDIAGMLAASAALALSGVPFEGPVGASRVGFTEEQGYFLNPTFEQLGSSSLDMVVAGTEDAVLMVESEAQGLTEDQMLGGVLFAHQEMQTAIAAIRELAAEAGQPRWNWQAEAENTALADALKAEFMSAVTDAYGIRDKMERYGRLSDIRSQAVEKLAGEEEGQPSEEEVKAYFGKLEKAIVRRQVIEGKPRIDGRDNKTVRPIEIEVGVLPSTHGSALFTRGETQAIVTTTLGTARDMQIIDALEGERKDPFLFHYNFPPYSVGETGRVGAPGRREIGHGRLAKRGVAAVMPTIEEFPYTIRAVSEITESNGSSSMASVCGSSLALMDAGVPIKAPVAGIAMGLVKEGEQFAVLTDILGDEDHLGDMDFKVAGTSAGITALQMDIKINGITEEIMEVALEQAHHARQHILGEMAKVIAEPRSSLSDRAPSITTMKIHPDKIRDVIGKGGSVIRSICDDTGASIDLDDDGNVKIYADNQESAQAAQKRVMEITAEIEVGAIYQGKVERIVDFGAFVNILPGKDGLVHISQIAERRIENVTDELSEGQEVLVKVLDVDNRGRVKLSMKEVKEGEQPTDFGA, from the coding sequence GTGAATCCGGTAAAAAAGACATTTGAACTAGGCGGCAAGACCGTCACCCTCGAAACGGGCCGCATTGCCCGTCAGGCTACTGGTTCTGTACTGGTGACTATCGACGATATCTCGGTACTGGGTACTGTTGTCGCGGCAAAGGAAGCCAAGCCGGGTCAACCGTTCTTCCCGCTGACCGTCAACTACTTCGAGAAGACTTACGCCGTTGGGCGTATTCCTGGTGGTTTCTTTAAGCGCGAAGGCCGCCCCTCGGAAAAAGAAACCCTGACATCACGCTTGATCGACCGCCCGATCCGTCCGCTTTTCCCGAAAGGCTTCATGAACGAAGTTCAGGTCGTCTGTACGGTCATGTCTTCCAGCAAGACCCAGGATCCGGATATCGCGGGTATGCTGGCGGCTTCAGCGGCGTTAGCTCTGTCTGGCGTACCGTTCGAAGGCCCTGTAGGCGCCTCTCGTGTCGGTTTCACTGAAGAGCAGGGTTACTTTCTGAACCCGACCTTTGAACAACTGGGAAGCTCCAGCCTGGACATGGTCGTGGCCGGTACCGAAGACGCCGTGCTGATGGTCGAGTCCGAAGCTCAAGGCCTGACCGAAGACCAGATGCTGGGTGGCGTGCTTTTCGCCCATCAGGAAATGCAAACTGCAATCGCTGCAATCCGCGAGTTGGCTGCTGAAGCGGGTCAGCCACGCTGGAACTGGCAGGCTGAAGCGGAGAACACGGCGCTTGCCGACGCGCTCAAAGCCGAGTTCATGAGCGCAGTCACCGATGCCTACGGTATCCGCGACAAGATGGAGCGTTACGGCCGTCTGAGCGACATTCGCAGTCAGGCTGTCGAGAAGCTGGCTGGCGAGGAGGAAGGTCAACCTTCCGAAGAGGAAGTGAAGGCCTACTTCGGTAAGCTGGAAAAGGCCATCGTTCGTCGTCAGGTTATCGAAGGCAAGCCACGTATCGATGGTCGTGACAACAAGACTGTCCGTCCGATCGAGATCGAGGTGGGTGTGCTGCCCAGCACGCACGGTTCTGCACTGTTCACCCGTGGCGAAACCCAGGCTATCGTGACTACCACCCTGGGTACCGCGCGCGACATGCAGATTATCGATGCGCTGGAAGGCGAGAGAAAGGACCCGTTCCTATTCCACTACAACTTCCCTCCTTACAGTGTTGGCGAAACCGGCCGTGTGGGTGCGCCGGGCCGTCGTGAGATCGGTCACGGTCGTCTGGCCAAGCGTGGTGTTGCCGCGGTCATGCCAACCATCGAAGAATTCCCGTACACCATTCGTGCAGTCTCCGAGATCACCGAGTCCAACGGTTCCAGCTCCATGGCGTCAGTCTGTGGTTCCAGCCTGGCGCTGATGGACGCGGGTGTGCCTATCAAGGCGCCCGTCGCCGGTATCGCCATGGGGCTGGTGAAGGAAGGTGAGCAGTTCGCCGTCCTGACCGACATCTTGGGTGACGAGGATCACCTGGGCGATATGGACTTCAAGGTGGCCGGTACTTCAGCAGGTATCACTGCGCTGCAGATGGATATCAAGATCAACGGTATCACCGAAGAAATCATGGAAGTTGCCCTAGAGCAGGCTCATCATGCACGCCAGCATATCTTGGGCGAGATGGCCAAGGTGATCGCCGAGCCGCGTTCGAGCCTGTCTGACCGGGCGCCGAGCATTACCACTATGAAGATTCATCCGGACAAGATCCGCGATGTCATCGGCAAGGGTGGTTCTGTGATTCGATCCATCTGTGACGATACCGGTGCGTCTATCGACCTGGATGACGACGGCAACGTAAAAATCTACGCCGATAATCAGGAATCTGCCCAGGCAGCGCAGAAGCGCGTCATGGAGATTACCGCCGAGATCGAAGTGGGTGCGATTTACCAAGGCAAGGTTGAACGCATTGTCGACTTTGGCGCCTTCGTGAACATCCTGCCGGGTAAGGACGGCCTGGTGCACATCTCCCAGATCGCCGAGCGCCGCATTGAGAACGTCACCGACGAACTCAGCGAAGGCCAGGAAGTACTGGTTAAGGTGCTGGATGTGGACAACCGCGGTCGCGTGAAGCTGTCCATGAAGGAAGTGAAGGAAGGCGAACAGCCGACCGACTTCGGCGCCTGA
- the infB gene encoding translation initiation factor IF-2, with translation MAEVTVKQLADDVGAPVDRLLRQIVEAGLKARSENDAVSSDEKQQLLAFLRKNHGESDADPRKITLKRKTTTTLKAGSGAGRAKTVNVEVRKKRTYIKRTETPQQESEETLVAEEAPQETPIQPEVSEPTAPEETVSVAEEAKPDAESAPEPEEAAIEEPVEDEVVPEPALEDMPIPPADEENSKDRKPKKKKEKVRERPEEVEDGKPKKKSAGHRGPRNRPVEPVALTEDEEETTLRKPLRAKKKPKQKRHAFEKPTKPMVREVEIPETITVGDLAQRMAVKAADVIKTLMNMGVMTTINQPLDQETAVLVTEELGHKPRTTSEDAFEEEVLSGISFEGDKVRRAPVISVMGHVDHGKTSLLDHIRRTKVAAGESGGITQHIGAYHVETDHGMITFLDTPGHAAFTAMRARGAQSTDIVILVVAADDGVMPQTKEAVNHARSAGVPLVVAINKMDKEQADPDRIKNELSGMDVIPEDWGGDVQFVPVSAHSGEGIDDLLEAVLLQSEILELEAVPTAPGTGVVVESSLEKGRGSVATILVQNGTVRQGDMLVAGAYFGKVRAMMSETGDQVKEAGPSIPVEVLGLNGTPDAGDEFFVVADERKAKELAEFRQKREREQRLQRQQAAKLENLFENMGKDEVKTLNVVLKTDVRGSLEAITKALQDIGNEEVQVKIVSSGVGGIAETDVSLALATSSVIFGFNVRADASAKRLVEQEGIDLRYYSIIYNMIDDVRAALTGMLAPEFREDIVGIADVRDTFRSPKFGQVAGCMVTEGSVFRNKPIRVLRDNVVIFEGELESLRRFKDDVPEVKKGIECGIGVKGYDVKVGDQIEVFDRVRVERQLES, from the coding sequence ATGGCTGAAGTAACTGTAAAACAGCTGGCCGATGACGTAGGCGCTCCCGTGGACCGCTTGCTGCGCCAGATCGTAGAGGCTGGCCTGAAAGCCCGTTCTGAGAATGATGCTGTCAGCAGCGATGAAAAGCAGCAACTGCTGGCGTTCCTGCGCAAAAACCACGGCGAATCCGATGCCGATCCGCGCAAGATCACGCTCAAGCGAAAAACCACGACGACCTTGAAGGCGGGCAGCGGTGCTGGCCGCGCCAAGACGGTTAACGTGGAAGTCCGCAAAAAGCGGACTTACATCAAGCGGACCGAGACGCCCCAGCAGGAATCTGAAGAAACACTCGTAGCGGAAGAGGCACCGCAGGAAACACCGATTCAGCCGGAGGTCAGCGAACCTACGGCACCTGAGGAGACAGTGTCGGTAGCCGAGGAGGCTAAGCCTGACGCGGAGTCTGCTCCTGAGCCAGAAGAAGCGGCTATCGAAGAGCCGGTTGAGGATGAGGTTGTGCCTGAGCCAGCGCTGGAGGATATGCCCATTCCGCCGGCTGACGAAGAGAATTCCAAGGACCGCAAGCCTAAGAAAAAGAAAGAGAAAGTGCGTGAACGTCCGGAGGAGGTCGAGGACGGCAAGCCGAAGAAAAAATCGGCCGGCCATCGTGGTCCACGCAACCGCCCGGTAGAGCCGGTGGCCCTCACGGAAGACGAAGAGGAAACCACCCTGCGCAAGCCTTTGCGGGCCAAAAAGAAACCCAAGCAAAAAAGACACGCTTTCGAGAAGCCGACCAAGCCTATGGTGCGTGAAGTAGAAATTCCGGAAACCATTACCGTGGGTGATCTGGCGCAGCGGATGGCTGTCAAAGCCGCCGACGTGATCAAGACGCTGATGAATATGGGCGTCATGACGACGATCAACCAGCCGCTGGATCAAGAAACCGCAGTTCTGGTGACCGAAGAATTGGGTCACAAACCCAGGACGACTAGCGAGGATGCGTTCGAGGAGGAAGTGCTTAGCGGGATTTCCTTTGAGGGCGATAAAGTCAGACGGGCCCCGGTTATCAGTGTAATGGGCCACGTCGACCACGGTAAGACCTCGTTGCTGGACCACATTCGCCGTACCAAAGTGGCTGCTGGCGAGTCTGGTGGCATCACCCAGCATATTGGCGCCTACCATGTCGAGACCGACCACGGCATGATCACGTTCCTGGATACTCCGGGGCACGCGGCTTTTACAGCCATGCGTGCGCGAGGCGCCCAGAGCACGGATATCGTTATTCTGGTGGTTGCGGCTGACGATGGTGTTATGCCGCAGACCAAGGAAGCGGTCAACCACGCACGCTCTGCGGGTGTTCCGCTGGTAGTGGCGATCAATAAGATGGACAAGGAGCAGGCGGATCCTGACAGGATCAAGAACGAACTGTCAGGTATGGACGTGATCCCAGAGGACTGGGGCGGTGACGTCCAGTTCGTGCCGGTGTCGGCGCACTCTGGCGAGGGGATCGACGATCTTCTGGAAGCGGTCCTGCTGCAGTCGGAGATTCTCGAGCTGGAAGCCGTTCCTACAGCACCGGGTACCGGTGTGGTGGTCGAGTCCAGTCTGGAGAAGGGCCGTGGCTCCGTAGCGACGATCCTGGTTCAGAATGGTACCGTCCGTCAGGGCGATATGCTGGTCGCCGGCGCCTACTTCGGTAAGGTTCGGGCGATGATGAGCGAAACTGGCGACCAGGTGAAAGAAGCTGGTCCATCCATTCCCGTTGAAGTATTGGGTCTGAACGGTACGCCGGATGCCGGTGATGAGTTCTTCGTTGTGGCCGATGAGCGCAAAGCGAAAGAGCTGGCTGAGTTCCGTCAGAAGCGTGAGCGTGAACAGCGCTTGCAGCGCCAGCAGGCGGCCAAGCTTGAGAACTTGTTCGAGAACATGGGCAAGGACGAGGTCAAGACTCTCAATGTGGTGCTCAAGACCGACGTGCGCGGTTCGCTGGAAGCCATTACCAAGGCGCTTCAGGACATCGGTAACGAGGAAGTTCAGGTCAAGATCGTCTCTTCCGGCGTTGGCGGTATTGCCGAGACCGATGTTAGCCTGGCGCTTGCCACAAGCTCGGTGATCTTCGGTTTCAACGTGCGTGCCGATGCGTCGGCCAAGCGGCTGGTGGAACAGGAAGGCATCGATCTGCGCTACTACAGCATCATCTATAACATGATCGATGATGTGCGAGCAGCCCTGACCGGCATGTTGGCGCCGGAGTTCCGCGAGGACATCGTGGGCATCGCCGACGTACGGGATACATTCCGCTCGCCCAAGTTCGGTCAGGTCGCTGGCTGTATGGTGACCGAAGGCAGCGTTTTCCGTAACAAACCAATCCGTGTCCTGCGCGATAACGTGGTTATCTTTGAAGGTGAGCTGGAATCCTTGCGCCGCTTCAAGGACGACGTGCCGGAAGTTAAGAAAGGGATTGAGTGCGGGATTGGCGTTAAGGGTTATGACGTCAAGGTTGGCGATCAGATCGAGGTCTTCGATCGGGTAAGAGTCGAGCGTCAGCTCGAGAGCTGA
- the nusA gene encoding transcription termination factor NusA, which produces MSKEILLVVEAVSNEKGVEKEVIFEAIELALATAAKKRYEEEEADIRVQIDRKTGEYETFRRWLVVDNEAVPALGTELTMQEAEEIDTSLQPGDVHEEKVESVSFGRIGAQAAKQIIFQKVREAERMKIVDSYRDRVGELVSGTVKKVTRDNVIVDLGANAEALLPRDQLIPRETFRMGDRVRALLLEIRTDHRGPQLILSRTNPAMLIELFRIEVPEIAEELIEIRGAARDPGSRAKIAVKTNDRRIDPVGACVGMRGSRVQAVSNELGGERVDIVLWDDNPAQLVINAMAPAEVASIVMDEDRQTMEVAVAEDNLAQAIGRNGQNVRLASELTSWTLNVMTEEEAGERQEQEYNRLLNNFTENLDVDEELAGFLIEEGFTSLEEVAYVPMDEMLAIEGFDEDTVTELRRRAKDRLLNQALASEEALEGNEPADDLLSMDGMDRSLAFKLAGMGIRTMDDLAEQSVDDLMQIEDMDEERAGQLIMTARAPWFQDQE; this is translated from the coding sequence ATGAGTAAAGAGATCTTGCTGGTAGTTGAAGCCGTCTCCAATGAGAAGGGCGTGGAAAAAGAGGTCATTTTCGAGGCCATCGAACTTGCCCTGGCTACAGCAGCCAAGAAACGTTATGAAGAAGAGGAAGCGGATATTCGCGTCCAGATAGACCGCAAAACCGGCGAATACGAAACCTTCCGCCGCTGGCTGGTCGTCGACAACGAGGCTGTACCGGCCTTGGGCACCGAATTGACCATGCAGGAAGCCGAAGAGATCGATACGAGTTTGCAGCCGGGCGACGTCCACGAGGAAAAAGTGGAGTCGGTATCCTTCGGTCGTATCGGCGCTCAGGCCGCCAAACAAATCATTTTCCAGAAAGTTCGCGAAGCCGAGCGGATGAAGATCGTCGACAGCTACCGCGATCGAGTAGGCGAGCTGGTTTCCGGTACCGTCAAGAAAGTCACCCGCGACAACGTTATTGTTGATCTGGGTGCTAACGCCGAAGCACTTTTACCCCGGGATCAATTGATTCCGCGTGAAACCTTCCGCATGGGCGATCGAGTGCGCGCGCTGCTGCTGGAAATCCGCACAGACCATCGCGGTCCGCAGTTGATTCTGAGTCGGACCAATCCCGCCATGTTGATCGAGTTGTTCCGCATCGAAGTGCCGGAAATCGCCGAGGAGCTGATCGAGATTCGTGGCGCGGCTCGTGACCCGGGCTCGCGTGCCAAGATTGCGGTCAAAACTAATGATCGTCGCATTGATCCGGTTGGCGCCTGCGTGGGTATGCGTGGTTCACGGGTTCAGGCAGTGTCTAATGAGCTGGGTGGCGAGCGTGTCGATATCGTGCTTTGGGACGACAACCCGGCCCAACTGGTGATTAATGCCATGGCGCCGGCGGAAGTTGCTTCCATCGTTATGGACGAAGATCGCCAAACCATGGAAGTGGCTGTTGCCGAGGACAACCTGGCGCAGGCCATTGGTCGCAATGGGCAGAATGTCCGTCTGGCCAGTGAGTTGACCAGTTGGACGCTCAACGTCATGACCGAGGAGGAAGCGGGGGAGCGGCAGGAACAGGAATATAATCGCTTGCTGAATAATTTTACTGAAAACCTCGATGTTGATGAGGAGCTGGCGGGCTTCCTGATTGAGGAGGGGTTCACTTCTCTTGAGGAAGTGGCCTACGTTCCCATGGATGAAATGCTGGCAATCGAAGGCTTCGACGAGGACACAGTGACCGAACTGCGCCGCCGGGCCAAAGATCGTCTGCTGAATCAGGCGCTGGCCAGTGAGGAAGCCCTGGAGGGCAACGAGCCGGCAGATGATTTGCTGAGTATGGATGGCATGGATCGTTCCTTGGCCTTTAAGTTGGCTGGAATGGGTATTCGTACGATGGACGATTTGGCAGAACAGTCCGTCGACGATCTCATGCAAATTGAAGATATGGATGAAGAGCGCGCGGGCCAGTTAATCATGACCGCACGTGCGCCCTGGTTCCAGGACCAGGAATAA
- the secG gene encoding preprotein translocase subunit SecG, which produces MDWMETLVVVAHVVIAVALVGLVLIQQGKGADAGAAFGGGASQTVFGSQGSGSFLTRVTTFLAVLFFVTSFTLAVFAKQRAEVAGQTGIPSVQHGGSATEEGVPAEESTPALEEGSPAGSSDSEGAANEESKTGSDNSLPELE; this is translated from the coding sequence ATGGATTGGATGGAAACACTGGTTGTCGTTGCGCACGTCGTGATTGCGGTGGCGCTGGTGGGTCTCGTTCTGATTCAGCAGGGCAAGGGCGCGGACGCAGGTGCTGCTTTTGGTGGCGGTGCATCTCAGACGGTTTTCGGTAGTCAAGGTAGCGGTAGCTTTTTGACCCGTGTAACGACCTTTTTAGCCGTCCTGTTCTTTGTGACAAGTTTTACATTGGCAGTTTTTGCCAAGCAGCGCGCGGAAGTTGCCGGTCAGACCGGCATTCCGAGCGTTCAGCACGGCGGTTCGGCCACCGAGGAAGGTGTGCCTGCTGAAGAATCGACGCCGGCGCTTGAGGAAGGATCGCCAGCAGGCTCTTCTGATTCGGAAGGCGCTGCGAATGAAGAATCGAAGACCGGAAGTGACAATTCACTTCCTGAGCTTGAGTGA